One window from the genome of Pseudomonas leptonychotis encodes:
- the pyk gene encoding pyruvate kinase, with translation MTVRRTKIVATLGPSSNSPEVLEQLIIAGLDVARLNFSHGSPDEHKARAKLVRELAAKHGRHVALLGDLQGPKIRIAKFADKRIELKVGDRFTFSTSHPLTAGTQEIVGIDYPDLVKDCGVGDELLLDDGRVVMRVTSATADALHCDVIIGGPLSDHKGINRRGGGLTAPALTEKDKADIKLAAEMQLDYLAVSFPRDADDMHYARKLRDEAGGTAWLVAKIERAEAVADDETLDGLIRASDAVMVARGDLGVEIGDAELCGIQKKIILHARRHNKAVITATQMMESMIQNPMPTRAEVSDVANAVLDYTDAVMLSAESAAGAYPLEAVQAMARICLGAEKHPTSKKSSHRIGTEFERCDESIALAAMYTANHFPGVKAIIALTESGYTPLIMSRIRSSVPIFAFSPHRETQARAAMFRGVYTVPFDPAALQPAEVSQAAVDELLKRGVVQAGDWVILTKGDSYHTIGGTNTMKLLHVGEALV, from the coding sequence ATGACCGTTCGCCGCACCAAAATCGTCGCCACCCTCGGCCCTTCCAGCAACAGCCCCGAAGTGCTTGAACAGCTGATCATCGCGGGCCTCGATGTCGCCCGCCTGAACTTCTCCCACGGCTCGCCTGATGAGCACAAAGCCCGCGCTAAGCTGGTGCGCGAGCTGGCGGCCAAGCATGGCCGTCACGTTGCCCTACTCGGCGACCTGCAAGGCCCGAAAATCCGCATCGCCAAATTCGCCGACAAGCGTATTGAGCTCAAAGTAGGCGATCGCTTCACCTTCTCCACCAGCCACCCGCTGACCGCCGGCACCCAGGAAATTGTCGGTATCGACTACCCGGACCTGGTCAAGGACTGCGGTGTCGGCGACGAGTTGCTGCTCGACGATGGCCGTGTGGTGATGCGCGTAACCAGCGCCACGGCTGATGCCCTGCACTGCGACGTGATCATCGGCGGCCCGCTGTCCGACCATAAAGGCATCAACCGCCGCGGCGGCGGTCTGACTGCGCCAGCGCTGACCGAGAAAGACAAAGCCGACATCAAACTCGCGGCCGAAATGCAGCTGGATTACCTAGCCGTGTCTTTCCCGCGCGATGCCGACGACATGCACTACGCGCGCAAGCTGCGTGATGAAGCCGGCGGCACCGCCTGGCTAGTGGCCAAGATCGAACGTGCCGAAGCCGTGGCCGATGACGAAACACTCGACGGCCTGATCCGTGCCAGCGATGCGGTGATGGTGGCTCGCGGCGACCTTGGTGTGGAAATCGGCGACGCCGAGCTGTGCGGCATCCAGAAGAAAATCATTCTGCATGCGCGCCGTCATAACAAGGCTGTGATCACGGCCACACAGATGATGGAGTCGATGATCCAGAACCCGATGCCGACCCGCGCCGAGGTTTCGGATGTGGCCAACGCCGTGCTCGATTACACCGATGCGGTGATGCTCTCGGCGGAAAGTGCCGCGGGCGCCTACCCACTGGAAGCGGTGCAAGCCATGGCGCGCATTTGCCTGGGCGCGGAAAAGCATCCCACCAGCAAGAAATCCAGCCACCGCATCGGCACCGAGTTCGAGCGCTGCGACGAAAGCATCGCCCTGGCGGCGATGTACACGGCTAACCACTTCCCTGGCGTGAAAGCGATTATCGCCCTGACCGAAAGTGGCTACACCCCACTGATCATGTCGCGCATCCGCTCTTCGGTGCCGATCTTCGCCTTCTCGCCGCACCGCGAAACCCAGGCCCGTGCGGCCATGTTCCGTGGCGTCTACACCGTGCCCTTCGACCCCGCCGCCCTGCAACCGGCGGAAGTCAGCCAGGCCGCAGTGGACGAGCTGCTTAAGCGCGGCGTAGTGCAGGCCGGCGACTGGGTGATCCTGACCAAGGGCGACAGCTACCACACCATCGGCGGCACCAACACCATGAAGCTGCTGCATGTCGGTGAAGCACTGGTGTAA
- a CDS encoding enoyl-CoA hydratase: MSEHLLVEREQGLLTLRMHRPDKKNALTRAMYSGMAEVLVQADQDKNVRAVLITGGESCFTSGNDVADFIKAPPTGLNSEVFQFMQALFEFSKPVVAAVNGPAVGIGTTLLLHCDLVYVSREATLKMPFVNLGLCPEYGSSLILPRLLGHARAAELLLLGQSFTGEQAAAWGIANQALDNGAATLGKARQMALRFQQLAPAAVADSKRLMRAPDREQLRRVIEEEGALFGQRLRSPEAIEALTAFMQRRTPDFSKFA, from the coding sequence ATGAGCGAGCACCTGCTGGTTGAGCGTGAGCAAGGGTTGCTGACCCTGCGCATGCACCGCCCCGATAAGAAGAATGCCCTGACCCGCGCCATGTACAGCGGCATGGCCGAAGTGCTGGTGCAGGCCGATCAGGATAAAAACGTGCGCGCCGTGCTGATCACCGGTGGCGAGAGCTGCTTTACCAGCGGCAACGATGTTGCAGACTTTATCAAGGCGCCACCGACCGGGCTGAACAGCGAAGTGTTCCAGTTTATGCAGGCGCTGTTTGAGTTCAGTAAACCGGTGGTGGCTGCCGTCAACGGCCCGGCCGTGGGCATCGGCACAACGCTGTTGCTGCACTGCGACCTGGTGTACGTCAGCCGCGAGGCCACGTTGAAGATGCCCTTCGTCAACCTTGGCCTGTGCCCTGAATACGGTTCCAGCCTGATCCTGCCGCGCCTTCTAGGCCACGCTCGCGCTGCCGAATTGCTCCTACTCGGGCAGAGCTTTACTGGCGAACAGGCTGCAGCTTGGGGCATTGCCAATCAGGCGTTGGATAACGGAGCGGCAACTCTGGGCAAGGCCCGGCAAATGGCCCTGCGCTTTCAGCAACTGGCACCGGCAGCCGTAGCGGACAGCAAGCGGCTGATGCGCGCGCCGGATCGCGAGCAGCTGCGCCGGGTCATTGAGGAAGAGGGCGCGCTGTTCGGCCAGCGTTTGCGCTCGCCGGAAGCTATCGAGGCCTTGACGGCCTTTATGCAGCGGCGCACGCCGGATTTCAGCAAGTTTGCCTGA